One part of the Streptomyces sp. NBC_00286 genome encodes these proteins:
- a CDS encoding MATE family efflux transporter, with protein MTQASAEPKAARRRHDREIVSLAVPAFGALVVEPLFLMADSAIVGHLGTPQLAGLGVASALLTTAVSIFVFLAYATTAAVARRVGAGDLQAAIRQGMDGIWLALLLGAAIIAIVVPMAPAMVELFGASDTAAPYATTYLRISALGIPAMLVVLAATGVLRGLQDTKTPLYVAIAGFIANGALNVGLVYGADLGIAGSAWGTVIAQCGMAAVYLAVVVRGARKHGASLRPDAAGIRACAQAGAPLLIRTLSLRAILLIATGVAARLGDADIAAHQIILGLWSLLAFALDAIAIAGQAIIGRYLGAGDAQRAREACRRMVQWGIAVGVVLGVLVIVTRPLFVPLFTSDSMVKDAALPALVVVALSQPICGIVYVLDGVLMGAGDGPYLARAMLVTLAIFTPVALLVPVLGGGLTALWGAMTLMMALRMLTLWLRSRSGRWIVTGATR; from the coding sequence ATGACACAGGCCTCAGCGGAGCCCAAGGCTGCCCGGCGCCGGCACGACCGAGAGATCGTCTCACTGGCCGTCCCGGCCTTCGGCGCACTTGTCGTCGAGCCCCTCTTCCTCATGGCCGACAGCGCCATCGTCGGCCATCTCGGCACTCCGCAACTCGCCGGTCTCGGTGTCGCCTCCGCCCTCCTCACCACAGCCGTCAGCATCTTCGTGTTCCTGGCGTACGCCACCACAGCCGCCGTCGCGCGCCGGGTCGGCGCGGGCGATCTGCAAGCAGCGATCCGTCAGGGCATGGACGGCATCTGGCTCGCGCTCCTGCTGGGGGCAGCCATCATCGCCATCGTCGTGCCGATGGCCCCCGCCATGGTGGAGCTCTTCGGCGCCTCGGACACCGCCGCCCCCTACGCCACCACGTATCTGCGGATCTCGGCGCTCGGCATCCCCGCGATGCTCGTCGTTCTCGCCGCCACTGGAGTCCTGCGCGGACTGCAGGACACCAAGACACCGCTGTACGTCGCCATCGCGGGCTTCATCGCCAACGGTGCCCTCAACGTCGGCCTCGTCTACGGCGCGGACCTCGGCATCGCCGGCTCTGCCTGGGGCACTGTCATCGCCCAGTGCGGTATGGCCGCGGTGTATCTCGCCGTCGTCGTTCGTGGAGCACGTAAGCACGGTGCCTCGCTGCGGCCGGATGCCGCCGGGATACGCGCCTGCGCCCAGGCCGGAGCGCCTCTGCTGATCCGTACACTCTCGCTGCGGGCCATCCTGTTGATCGCCACCGGCGTGGCGGCGCGACTTGGCGACGCGGACATCGCCGCGCACCAGATCATCCTGGGGCTGTGGAGTCTGCTCGCCTTCGCCCTGGACGCGATCGCCATCGCCGGTCAGGCGATCATCGGTCGCTACCTAGGCGCCGGTGACGCCCAACGCGCCCGTGAGGCCTGCCGCCGCATGGTGCAGTGGGGCATCGCGGTCGGCGTCGTACTCGGTGTGCTGGTGATCGTCACCCGGCCGCTCTTCGTCCCGCTGTTTACCAGTGACTCGATGGTCAAGGACGCGGCGCTGCCCGCTCTCGTCGTGGTGGCCCTGTCCCAGCCGATCTGCGGCATCGTCTACGTCCTCGACGGCGTTCTGATGGGCGCCGGGGACGGCCCGTACTTGGCACGGGCGATGCTCGTGACACTCGCCATCTTCACTCCCGTCGCCCTGCTCGTACCTGTTCTCGGCGGCGGCCTGACAGCGCTGTGGGGAGCGATGACCCTGATGATGGCTCTGCGAATGCTGACCTTGTGGCTGCGCTCCCGCTCGGGTCGCTGGATCGTCACTGGCGCCACGCGCTGA
- the dnaB gene encoding replicative DNA helicase — translation MSISEPLDDPWADSGPSDRLPASRRRDGGRGRDEQHDRGRDNGVWDGGGSSFERVPPQDLDAEQSVLGGMLLSKDAIADVVELLKGHDFYRPAHETIYSAILDLYAKGEPADPITIAAELTKRGEISKVGGVSYLHGLVQTVPTAANAEYYAEIVHERAVLRRLVEAGTRITQMGYAADGDVDEIVNSAQAEIYAVTEQRTTEDYLPLGDIMEGALDEIEAIGSRSGEMTGVPTGFTDLDQLTNGLHPGQMIIIAARPAMGKSTLALDFARTCSIKHNMPSVIFSLEMGRNEIAMRLLSAEARVALHHMRSGTMTDEDWTRLARRMPDVSAAPLYIDDSPNLSMMEIRAKCRRLKQRSDLKLVVIDYLQLMQSGGSKRAESRQQEVSDMSRNLKLLAKELELPVIALSQLNRGPEQRTDKKPMVSDLRESGSIEQDADMVILLHREDAYEKESPRAGEADIIVGKHRNGPTATITVAFQGHYSRFVDMQA, via the coding sequence GTGAGTATTTCCGAGCCCTTGGACGATCCGTGGGCCGACAGCGGTCCCAGTGATCGTCTGCCCGCCTCCCGTCGGCGTGATGGTGGCAGGGGGCGCGACGAGCAACACGATCGTGGACGGGACAACGGCGTCTGGGACGGCGGAGGTTCGTCCTTCGAGCGTGTGCCGCCCCAGGATCTGGACGCTGAGCAGTCCGTCCTCGGCGGCATGCTGCTGTCCAAGGACGCCATTGCCGATGTCGTCGAGTTGCTCAAGGGCCATGACTTCTACCGGCCGGCGCACGAGACCATCTACAGCGCGATCCTCGACCTCTACGCGAAGGGCGAGCCGGCCGACCCGATCACGATCGCCGCCGAGCTCACCAAGCGCGGTGAGATCAGTAAGGTCGGCGGCGTCTCGTATCTGCACGGCCTCGTTCAGACGGTGCCGACGGCGGCCAACGCCGAGTACTACGCGGAGATCGTCCACGAACGTGCGGTGCTGCGCCGCCTCGTGGAGGCTGGTACGCGCATCACGCAGATGGGGTACGCGGCCGACGGTGACGTCGACGAGATCGTCAACAGCGCCCAGGCAGAGATCTACGCGGTGACCGAGCAGCGCACCACGGAGGACTATCTGCCGCTCGGCGACATCATGGAGGGTGCGCTCGACGAGATCGAGGCGATCGGTTCGCGTTCGGGGGAGATGACCGGTGTGCCGACTGGCTTCACCGATCTCGACCAGCTCACGAATGGTCTGCACCCCGGCCAGATGATCATCATCGCCGCGCGACCTGCCATGGGTAAGTCCACGCTGGCGCTGGACTTCGCGCGGACGTGCTCGATCAAGCACAACATGCCGAGTGTGATCTTTTCGCTGGAAATGGGCCGCAATGAGATCGCGATGCGTCTGCTGTCGGCGGAGGCGCGGGTGGCTCTGCATCACATGCGTTCGGGCACTATGACGGACGAGGACTGGACCCGTCTCGCGCGCCGGATGCCGGATGTTTCGGCCGCTCCCCTCTACATCGACGACTCCCCGAACCTGTCGATGATGGAGATCCGCGCCAAGTGCCGTCGACTCAAGCAGCGCAGCGACCTGAAGCTCGTGGTCATCGACTATCTGCAGCTGATGCAGTCGGGCGGTTCCAAGCGGGCCGAGAGCCGCCAGCAGGAGGTCTCCGACATGTCGCGGAATCTGAAGCTTCTGGCCAAGGAGCTGGAGCTTCCGGTCATCGCGCTGTCGCAGCTGAACCGTGGCCCCGAGCAGCGTACGGACAAGAAGCCCATGGTCTCCGACCTGCGTGAATCCGGGTCGATCGAGCAGGACGCGGACATGGTGATCCTGCTGCACCGCGAGGATGCGTACGAGAAGGAGTCGCCGCGCGCCGGTGAGGCGGACATCATCGTCGGCAAGCACCGTAACGGTCCGACGGCGACGATCACGGTCGCCTTCCAGGGCCACTACTCGCGCTTTGTGGATATGCAGGCCTGA
- a CDS encoding serine hydrolase domain-containing protein, which translates to MTTSQEELLLGTRRALLHRIATAQAEGRAPSMVAVVVRGGEAVWHGARTSVDGHGPDENVQYRIGSITKTFTAVLMMRLRDEGVLGLGDPLEKYLPGTGAGEATIAELLAHTGGLAAESPAPWWERTPGSLRPELADVLGEQPHRHPVGRRHHYSNPGYTLLGALVEELRGAPWEEVLRREVLEPLGLHRTSSRPQAPHAGGWAVHPWADVMLPEPAEDLGRMAPAGQLWSTTGDLARFAAFLAEGDDRVLSARSVQEMRTPAAPPEADEVAAGAAYGLGMQILHRDGRILVGHSGSLPGFLAGLVISVEDDLASVVLANCTSGPLVMTVAADLVRIVAEAEPRGPEPWRPLPEVDASVLELAGPWYWGTQASALRLTADGGVSLGPLSGNGRRSRFRANGDGTWTGLDGYYAGELLRAVRRPDGSVSHLDLGSFVFTRQPYDEGAPVPGGVDPEGWRGIR; encoded by the coding sequence ATGACGACATCTCAGGAAGAGCTGCTGCTCGGAACGCGCCGGGCCCTGCTGCACCGTATTGCCACCGCTCAGGCCGAGGGCCGGGCGCCGTCGATGGTGGCGGTGGTCGTGCGGGGCGGGGAGGCGGTGTGGCACGGGGCGCGTACCTCGGTGGACGGGCATGGGCCGGACGAGAACGTGCAGTACCGGATCGGGTCGATCACCAAGACGTTCACCGCGGTGCTGATGATGCGGTTGCGGGACGAGGGAGTACTGGGCCTCGGTGATCCGCTGGAGAAGTATCTGCCGGGCACCGGAGCGGGGGAGGCGACGATCGCCGAACTGCTCGCGCATACGGGTGGGTTGGCGGCCGAGTCGCCCGCGCCCTGGTGGGAGCGTACGCCGGGCTCGCTGCGCCCGGAGCTCGCCGATGTGCTGGGCGAACAGCCGCACCGGCATCCCGTGGGGCGGCGGCACCATTACTCGAACCCCGGTTATACGTTGCTGGGCGCGTTGGTCGAGGAGCTGAGGGGCGCGCCTTGGGAGGAGGTCCTGCGGCGTGAGGTCCTCGAGCCCTTGGGACTGCACCGTACGAGCAGCCGCCCACAGGCACCGCACGCGGGCGGCTGGGCCGTGCATCCCTGGGCGGATGTGATGCTGCCGGAGCCTGCTGAGGACCTTGGGCGGATGGCGCCGGCCGGTCAGCTCTGGTCGACCACAGGCGATCTGGCGCGCTTCGCCGCCTTCCTGGCCGAGGGGGACGATCGTGTGCTGAGTGCACGGTCGGTGCAGGAGATGCGTACGCCCGCGGCGCCGCCTGAGGCCGATGAGGTGGCGGCCGGCGCGGCCTATGGCCTCGGCATGCAGATTCTGCACCGGGACGGGCGGATCCTTGTGGGGCATTCGGGATCCCTGCCGGGCTTCCTCGCCGGTCTTGTGATCAGCGTCGAGGACGATCTGGCCTCGGTCGTGCTCGCCAACTGCACCTCGGGCCCGTTGGTGATGACGGTTGCCGCGGACCTCGTGCGAATCGTCGCCGAGGCCGAACCCCGGGGCCCCGAGCCGTGGCGGCCGTTGCCGGAAGTCGACGCATCCGTACTGGAGTTGGCGGGGCCGTGGTACTGGGGCACGCAGGCCTCCGCACTGCGTCTCACCGCCGATGGAGGCGTCTCGCTCGGACCCCTGTCCGGCAATGGCCGTCGCTCGCGCTTCCGGGCCAATGGCGACGGGACGTGGACGGGGCTCGACGGCTACTACGCGGGGGAACTTCTGCGGGCCGTGCGGCGCCCCGACGGATCGGTGAGTCATCTGGACCTGGGGTCGTTCGTCTTCACGCGGCAGCCGTACGACGAGGGGGCGCCGGTGCCGGGCGGGGTGGATCCGGAGGGGTGGCGCGGGATTCGGTAG
- a CDS encoding GNAT family N-acetyltransferase, which translates to MGDLEIRPADADDIPVIVAMLADDPLGAQRESPDDLAPYLTALKRLSGDPNQHLVVAEREGRVVGTLQLTIVPGLSRKGATRSIIEGVRVHADERGSGLGSQLIEWAIDQSRREGCQLVQLTSDATRTDAHRFYERLGFTASHVGFKLPL; encoded by the coding sequence ATGGGAGACCTTGAGATACGACCCGCTGATGCGGACGACATCCCGGTCATCGTCGCCATGCTTGCCGACGACCCGCTGGGTGCCCAGCGCGAGTCACCGGACGACCTGGCTCCGTACCTGACCGCGCTGAAACGCCTGAGCGGTGACCCGAACCAGCACTTAGTCGTCGCCGAACGCGAAGGCCGCGTCGTCGGCACTCTCCAGCTCACGATCGTTCCTGGCCTGTCCCGTAAAGGAGCGACCCGCTCGATCATCGAAGGCGTTCGCGTTCACGCCGACGAGCGCGGCAGCGGCCTGGGCTCCCAGCTCATCGAATGGGCCATCGACCAATCCCGGCGCGAGGGCTGCCAGTTGGTCCAACTGACCTCCGACGCCACCCGCACCGACGCCCACCGGTTCTACGAACGGCTCGGGTTCACGGCCTCCCATGTGGGGTTCAAGCTTCCTCTCTGA
- a CDS encoding GNAT family N-acetyltransferase — MPSPSLADLPIRRLTPRDLAACADLSEDVGWPREEHKWGLLLAAGRGYGIDDPDGGLVSACVVTSYGPRERPELAAIGMVLVAQRHARQGVGRRLMRHVVAEQGTTALTLHATPYGRPLYEELGFKTTGRAEMVRGHFTLGGPEPEATTRTATAEDLPAILRLDQEVFGTDRTHMITRLPAFADQLRVAEEDGQITGYAAAWPNLDNHVVGPLIAQDTETAKALIASLAAHTSRVLRTDIDVRHEELLAWVKAHGLASVSFNTVMTYGIPDLPGDWTRRFAPVTVAAG; from the coding sequence GTGCCGAGTCCTTCCCTTGCCGACCTGCCCATCCGCCGTCTGACGCCCCGTGACCTCGCCGCCTGCGCCGACTTGTCCGAGGACGTGGGCTGGCCCCGTGAAGAGCACAAGTGGGGTCTGCTCCTGGCGGCGGGCAGGGGTTACGGCATCGACGACCCGGACGGCGGTCTCGTCAGTGCCTGCGTCGTGACCTCCTACGGACCGCGGGAGCGTCCCGAGCTGGCCGCGATCGGCATGGTGCTGGTCGCCCAACGACACGCACGGCAAGGCGTCGGCCGCCGCCTGATGCGTCATGTTGTCGCTGAACAGGGCACCACCGCGCTGACCCTGCATGCGACGCCGTACGGCCGCCCGCTCTACGAGGAGTTGGGCTTCAAGACCACTGGCCGAGCCGAGATGGTCCGCGGACATTTCACGCTCGGCGGTCCGGAGCCGGAGGCCACCACGCGCACGGCCACGGCCGAGGATCTTCCCGCAATCCTCCGGCTCGACCAAGAGGTCTTCGGCACCGACCGCACGCACATGATCACGCGACTGCCGGCCTTCGCCGACCAACTTCGCGTCGCCGAGGAAGACGGGCAGATCACCGGGTACGCGGCCGCCTGGCCCAATCTCGACAACCATGTCGTCGGTCCGCTGATCGCCCAGGACACGGAGACGGCGAAGGCGCTTATCGCCTCGCTGGCAGCCCACACCTCCCGGGTACTGCGCACCGATATCGACGTACGGCACGAGGAACTGCTGGCGTGGGTCAAGGCACACGGCCTTGCCTCTGTCAGCTTCAACACGGTAATGACGTACGGCATCCCGGACCTCCCCGGCGACTGGACGCGCAGGTTCGCTCCAGTGACAGTGGCGGCGGGCTGA
- a CDS encoding DUF2269 family protein — MKLTRPARRATLVVHVAASACWLGLTLGLLALGITATTTGSAVTVEASVRAMKLFADWLLLPLAFLTFLSGLVLALGTPWGLAKHRWVYTKFWLTLATMTATLFALRPGVNSAVAAVSAGGPLPDVSEVLAGPIVSLSAYVFMTVISVLKPWGLTRRGQKLRMAARKSVDAERARQTA; from the coding sequence GTGAAACTAACCCGCCCCGCACGCCGGGCCACCCTCGTTGTCCATGTAGCCGCCTCAGCATGCTGGCTCGGGCTCACGCTCGGCCTGCTCGCGCTCGGAATCACCGCGACCACCACCGGTTCCGCAGTGACCGTGGAGGCTTCCGTCCGCGCCATGAAGCTCTTCGCCGACTGGCTCCTGCTCCCCCTCGCGTTCCTTACGTTCCTCAGCGGTCTGGTGCTGGCTCTGGGCACTCCGTGGGGTCTGGCGAAGCACCGATGGGTCTACACGAAGTTCTGGCTGACTCTGGCCACGATGACCGCCACGTTGTTCGCGCTGCGCCCTGGGGTCAACTCCGCGGTCGCCGCCGTCTCAGCGGGAGGCCCCCTGCCCGACGTCAGCGAGGTACTGGCCGGGCCGATCGTGTCGCTGTCCGCCTATGTCTTCATGACGGTGATCTCGGTCCTCAAGCCCTGGGGACTGACTCGGCGTGGTCAAAAACTACGTATGGCTGCCCGGAAATCGGTGGACGCCGAGCGCGCCCGTCAGACAGCCTGA
- a CDS encoding globin domain-containing protein yields the protein MDAPTTTSADNGTSGGSGEGGWFTPRRQPEPPAGGEQETTEGSRLAALRPVGRPATDHGEAAQKRITPLAEAAPADAGATEARAGTSNASPAEPPGEPRTPAQPDPQPRVPEQRSAPSRPASPDAVRVRRTMAEVAPIADKVTSYFYALLFVRYPDLRPLFPAAMDTQRDRLLKALLTAAEHIDNTEVLVAYLQNLGRGHRKYGTRPEHYPAVGECLIGSLSRYASAVWDEETEAAWIRTYTTISQVMIDAAAADELLAPAWWHAEVVSHDLRTPDVAVITVRPDQPYPFLAGQYTSLETPWWPRIWRHYSFASAARSDGLLSFHVKAVPAGWVSNALVHHARPGDIIRLGPPAGSMTVDHTTDSGLLCLGGGTGIAPIKALVEDVAEHGERRPVEVFYGARTDHDLYDIDTMLRLQQIHPWLAVRPVVDQQAHVQLPDAIREYGPWNEFDAYLSGPPGMIRSGVHTLRDIGIPSERIRHDSVEELVAAVD from the coding sequence ATGGACGCTCCGACCACCACGTCGGCCGACAACGGCACTTCAGGGGGCAGCGGCGAGGGCGGCTGGTTCACGCCGCGCAGGCAGCCGGAGCCGCCCGCGGGCGGCGAGCAGGAGACGACCGAGGGCAGCCGCCTGGCCGCGTTGCGCCCCGTGGGCAGGCCCGCGACGGACCACGGCGAGGCAGCGCAGAAACGAATAACTCCCCTCGCGGAAGCCGCTCCAGCCGACGCCGGTGCCACCGAAGCCAGAGCCGGCACCTCCAACGCCTCCCCTGCCGAGCCCCCCGGCGAGCCCCGCACTCCAGCCCAGCCAGACCCTCAACCCCGCGTCCCCGAACAGAGGTCAGCCCCCTCCCGCCCTGCATCCCCCGACGCAGTCCGTGTCCGACGCACCATGGCCGAGGTGGCCCCCATTGCCGACAAGGTCACCTCGTACTTCTACGCCCTGCTCTTCGTGCGCTACCCCGATCTGCGCCCGCTGTTCCCGGCCGCGATGGACACCCAGCGGGACCGGCTGCTCAAGGCGCTGCTGACCGCGGCCGAACACATCGACAACACCGAGGTCCTGGTCGCGTATCTGCAGAACCTCGGTCGCGGACACCGCAAGTACGGCACCCGTCCTGAGCACTACCCGGCTGTCGGTGAGTGCCTCATCGGCTCCCTGAGCCGGTACGCCTCGGCGGTCTGGGACGAGGAGACCGAGGCGGCGTGGATCCGGACGTATACGACGATCTCGCAGGTCATGATCGATGCCGCGGCCGCGGACGAGTTGCTGGCTCCGGCCTGGTGGCACGCCGAGGTCGTCTCGCACGACCTCAGAACCCCCGACGTCGCCGTCATCACCGTCCGCCCCGACCAGCCGTACCCCTTCCTCGCCGGGCAGTACACCAGCCTGGAGACTCCCTGGTGGCCGCGGATCTGGCGGCACTACTCCTTCGCCTCGGCAGCCCGCTCCGACGGCCTGCTGTCCTTCCATGTGAAGGCGGTCCCGGCAGGCTGGGTCTCCAATGCGCTCGTGCACCATGCCCGGCCCGGCGACATCATCCGGCTCGGCCCGCCGGCCGGCTCGATGACCGTCGATCACACCACCGACAGCGGGCTGCTCTGCTTGGGCGGCGGCACCGGGATCGCCCCGATCAAAGCACTCGTCGAGGACGTCGCCGAGCATGGCGAGCGGCGTCCGGTCGAAGTTTTCTACGGTGCCCGAACCGATCACGACCTGTATGACATCGACACGATGCTGCGGCTCCAGCAGATCCACCCCTGGCTCGCGGTCCGCCCGGTCGTCGACCAGCAGGCGCATGTCCAGCTCCCCGACGCCATACGGGAGTACGGGCCCTGGAACGAGTTCGACGCATATCTCTCGGGCCCGCCCGGCATGATCCGCAGCGGTGTGCACACGCTGAGAGACATCGGAATCCCGTCCGAGCGGATACGCCACGACTCGGTCGAGGAACTCGTCGCGGCCGTGGACTGA
- a CDS encoding NUDIX hydrolase, with amino-acid sequence MTVRPVVKRTARAVLLDGDDLILIKRTKPGVDPYWLTPGGGVEPEDTSVVDALHREVHEELGAKITDVVPCFVDTVEHIGADASTTGVKVQHFFVCRLESMDPAQRHGPEIDEPSGEYEIVRIPFTRVGIASVHLVPLSLRHYLDGNIEGVRALQAPDLG; translated from the coding sequence ATGACCGTCCGACCCGTGGTCAAGCGCACCGCCCGCGCCGTCCTGCTGGACGGCGATGACCTGATCCTGATCAAGCGCACCAAGCCCGGCGTGGATCCCTACTGGCTGACGCCCGGCGGCGGGGTCGAGCCGGAGGACACATCCGTCGTCGACGCGCTCCACCGTGAAGTCCACGAAGAGCTCGGCGCCAAGATCACCGACGTGGTGCCCTGCTTCGTCGACACTGTCGAGCACATCGGTGCGGACGCCAGCACCACTGGCGTGAAAGTCCAGCACTTCTTCGTGTGCCGGCTGGAGTCGATGGACCCCGCCCAGCGCCATGGCCCCGAGATCGACGAGCCCAGCGGCGAGTACGAGATCGTACGCATTCCCTTCACCCGTGTCGGGATCGCCTCCGTCCATCTCGTACCGCTGTCGCTGCGGCACTATCTGGACGGCAACATCGAGGGCGTACGGGCACTGCAGGCGCCTGACCTGGGCTGA
- a CDS encoding LysR family transcriptional regulator, translating into MDLALLRTFVTVHRAGSFTRAAALLGLSQPAVTSQIRTLERQLGRPLFLRQARGVTPTTIGDELAHKAAPHLDALVEIAETGVDEASSVRTLHLAGPPEFTAERALPALTELTGDDGQGLALRASFGNAEETLEGLAAGHHDLAISTARPRGALLTATPLCDEEHVLVASPRWEARIGSDKLLCEGAPALENFPVVEVHESLPFVARYWAAVFDSRPAASGTIIVPDLRAVLACAITGAGLAVLPRYLCASALESGDVVALLEPAVPPLRTYFLVVRTGTLAMPHIARAHEWLLEAATDWS; encoded by the coding sequence ATGGATCTGGCCTTGCTACGGACCTTCGTGACCGTGCACCGGGCCGGCTCCTTCACCCGCGCCGCCGCGCTGCTCGGCCTCTCGCAGCCGGCCGTCACCTCCCAAATCCGCACCCTCGAACGTCAACTGGGACGGCCTCTCTTTCTGCGCCAGGCCCGCGGCGTGACCCCTACGACCATCGGCGACGAACTCGCCCACAAGGCCGCCCCGCATCTGGACGCTCTTGTGGAGATCGCCGAGACCGGAGTCGACGAAGCCTCGTCCGTACGCACCCTTCACCTGGCCGGGCCACCGGAGTTCACCGCCGAGCGCGCCCTGCCCGCGTTGACCGAGCTGACCGGAGACGACGGCCAGGGCCTCGCTTTGCGGGCCTCCTTCGGCAATGCGGAGGAGACATTGGAAGGGCTCGCCGCCGGACACCACGATCTGGCCATCAGTACGGCCCGTCCCCGCGGCGCCCTGCTCACGGCGACTCCGCTCTGCGACGAGGAGCACGTCCTGGTCGCCTCGCCGCGCTGGGAGGCCCGTATCGGCTCCGACAAGCTGCTCTGCGAGGGCGCGCCCGCGCTGGAGAACTTCCCCGTGGTGGAGGTGCACGAGTCGCTGCCGTTCGTCGCCCGCTACTGGGCCGCCGTCTTCGACTCCCGCCCTGCAGCGTCGGGCACGATCATCGTCCCAGACCTGCGCGCGGTCCTAGCCTGCGCGATCACCGGCGCGGGGCTCGCGGTGTTGCCCCGCTATCTGTGCGCATCGGCGCTGGAGTCCGGCGACGTGGTGGCACTGCTCGAGCCCGCGGTGCCCCCGCTGCGTACGTACTTCCTGGTGGTACGCACCGGCACGCTCGCCATGCCGCATATCGCGCGGGCGCACGAATGGTTGCTGGAGGCCGCCACTGACTGGTCCTGA
- a CDS encoding cystathionine gamma-lyase, translating to MTDLGTGVGDGTRAVRAGLPDPVKHEPALPGPVFAAHYHLPGEATGPYTYGRDENPTWNDLERAIGELEAPGQDGVETLVFASGMAAISAVLFSQLRAGDAVVLPSDGYQVLPLIRAQLEAYGIEVRTASTSGDAQLEVLDGAKLLWLETPSNPGLDVCDIRRLSEAARARGCLVAVDNTLATPLGQRPLELGADFAVASGTKQLTGHGDILLGYVTGGDASAMTAVRRWRKIAGAIPGPMEAWLAHRSIATLQLRVDRQNATALALAEALRGRDEVVTGLRYPGLPDDPSYKIASQQMRRYGCVVSFSLPTRARAERFLEALRLVDDATSFGGVRSTAERRGRWGGDAVGEGFIRFSVGAEDPGDLVADVLRALDESAR from the coding sequence ATGACGGATCTCGGTACTGGGGTGGGTGACGGCACGCGCGCGGTGCGGGCCGGGCTGCCCGACCCCGTCAAGCACGAACCGGCTCTCCCGGGGCCGGTCTTCGCCGCCCACTACCACCTGCCGGGCGAGGCCACGGGCCCGTACACGTACGGCCGCGACGAGAACCCGACCTGGAACGACCTTGAGCGCGCCATCGGCGAGCTGGAGGCGCCTGGACAGGACGGCGTCGAAACGCTTGTCTTCGCCTCGGGTATGGCGGCCATCTCGGCGGTCCTCTTCTCGCAGTTGCGCGCGGGCGACGCGGTCGTGCTGCCCAGCGACGGTTACCAGGTGCTGCCGCTCATACGCGCGCAGCTCGAGGCGTACGGCATCGAGGTGCGCACCGCGTCGACCAGCGGCGACGCCCAGCTCGAGGTTCTCGACGGCGCGAAGCTGCTGTGGCTCGAGACCCCGTCGAACCCAGGGCTCGATGTGTGCGACATCCGGCGGCTGTCCGAGGCGGCACGCGCGCGTGGCTGCCTGGTCGCTGTCGACAACACCCTCGCGACCCCACTCGGGCAACGCCCACTGGAGCTCGGCGCCGACTTCGCGGTGGCCAGCGGCACCAAGCAGCTCACCGGGCACGGGGACATCCTTCTGGGGTACGTCACCGGTGGCGACGCCTCGGCCATGACCGCCGTACGGCGCTGGCGCAAGATCGCCGGAGCGATTCCGGGGCCGATGGAGGCCTGGCTCGCACACCGCTCCATCGCCACGCTCCAGCTGCGCGTCGACCGGCAGAACGCGACCGCCCTGGCACTGGCCGAGGCGCTGCGCGGCCGGGACGAGGTGGTGACGGGGCTGCGCTATCCGGGGCTGCCCGACGATCCCTCGTACAAGATCGCCTCACAGCAGATGCGGCGCTACGGGTGTGTGGTGTCGTTTTCGTTGCCCACGCGCGCGCGTGCCGAGCGTTTCCTCGAGGCGCTGCGACTGGTGGACGATGCCACGAGCTTCGGCGGGGTGCGGTCCACGGCCGAGCGGCGCGGCCGCTGGGGCGGGGACGCGGTCGGGGAGGGCTTCATCCGGTTCTCGGTCGGCGCTGAGGATCCCGGTGACCTGGTGGCGGATGTGCTGCGCGCCCTCGACGAATCGGCGCGGTGA
- a CDS encoding low molecular weight protein-tyrosine-phosphatase: protein MPYRVCFVCTGNICRSPMAESVFRARVAEAGLDGLVEVDSAGTSGWHEGDGADPRTVSVLEASGYDCDHTARQFRASWFAWLDLVIALDTGHLEALRRLAPTSADAEKVRLLRSYARPSPDHVPGASNAPSDSAGHDLDVPDPYYGGMDGFEECLEMVEAASVGLLAAVQEQVEGRAA from the coding sequence ATGCCCTATCGCGTGTGCTTTGTCTGCACCGGCAACATCTGCCGCTCTCCGATGGCCGAATCCGTCTTCCGCGCGCGTGTGGCGGAGGCCGGGCTCGACGGACTGGTCGAGGTGGACAGCGCCGGCACCAGCGGCTGGCACGAGGGTGACGGCGCCGACCCGCGTACAGTCTCCGTTCTGGAGGCGAGCGGCTACGACTGCGACCACACTGCCCGCCAGTTCCGGGCGTCGTGGTTCGCCTGGCTCGACCTGGTCATCGCGCTCGACACTGGCCATCTGGAGGCCCTGCGACGCCTCGCGCCGACCTCGGCGGACGCGGAGAAGGTCCGGTTGCTGCGCTCGTACGCCCGCCCGTCGCCCGACCACGTCCCCGGTGCTTCGAACGCCCCCTCTGATTCCGCAGGCCACGACCTCGACGTACCGGACCCCTACTACGGCGGCATGGACGGCTTCGAGGAGTGCCTTGAGATGGTGGAGGCGGCGAGTGTGGGACTGCTCGCCGCGGTTCAGGAGCAGGTGGAGGGACGGGCGGCATGA